The following coding sequences are from one bacterium window:
- a CDS encoding carbonic anhydrase family protein yields the protein MRYCFQLLVMTIFTLCGTWVQGTEFGYSGDIGPGYWGELDPSWIACSTDLRQTPIDISRATLDNALKSLDLELRDTEIELINNGHTIEQEYEPGSTLSLNGVIYDLLQFHFHTFSEHTVRGVRYPMEMHAVFRNPETGNLAVLGTFFRIGGENKFLSEFDDHLPQKDGDHFTSEHHINIADALTETSSYYTYDGSLTTPPCSPIVTWFVLKEAATISEEQFHSFQNIMGNNFRPLQPRNDRVIRTTAKGGVHKGQ from the coding sequence ATGAGATACTGCTTTCAGCTTCTGGTCATGACTATTTTCACTCTATGCGGAACTTGGGTGCAAGGTACGGAATTCGGCTATTCAGGAGACATCGGCCCGGGATACTGGGGTGAACTCGACCCTTCCTGGATAGCCTGCAGCACCGATTTGCGGCAAACGCCAATCGACATCTCTCGAGCCACACTGGATAATGCACTCAAGTCGCTTGATCTCGAACTGCGTGATACTGAAATCGAATTAATCAACAACGGTCATACCATCGAGCAGGAATACGAACCCGGCAGCACTCTAAGTTTGAACGGAGTCATCTACGACCTCCTGCAATTCCACTTCCATACCTTTTCGGAACACACCGTTCGGGGAGTTCGGTATCCAATGGAAATGCATGCTGTTTTCAGAAATCCGGAAACCGGCAACCTGGCTGTGCTTGGAACGTTCTTCAGAATCGGAGGCGAGAACAAATTCCTGTCGGAGTTTGACGACCATTTACCACAAAAGGACGGAGATCACTTCACCTCCGAACATCACATAAACATAGCCGATGCCCTGACGGAAACATCTTCCTACTACACTTACGATGGTTCACTCACCACGCCTCCCTGCTCCCCAATTGTGACGTGGTTCGTACTCAAAGAGGCTGCCACAATATCCGAAGAACAGTTCCATTCATTCCAAAACATCATGGGCAATAACTTCCGTCCACTGCAACCTCGCAACGATCGAGTAATCCGCACAACCGCCAAAGGAGGAGTACATAAAGGCCAGTAG
- a CDS encoding RNA polymerase sigma factor RpoD/SigA, with protein sequence KMESKKKKRSKTNSSREPLQSYLNEISAIPLLTIAEEKELGSRAQRGEELAIQTLVASNLRFVVKVAKRYRAFGVPFLDLINEGNLGLMQAAKRFDPARNIRFISYAVWWIRQSMLDLLSRMGHPFRLPVKVHNTLYKIGITTSVLTNDAHEKPTIQAVADGIGLSVEDVTDILKICGEPVSLDQPLKDGEQTFQNILPEVNGAKAYEGLMQDARKHDLKEILGDLREKERQVISLRFGLDHEKCYTLKVIGEIIGVSRERVRQIQEKALAKLRNNSKARSLFVEALSA encoded by the coding sequence AAAAATGGAATCTAAAAAAAAGAAGCGTTCAAAAACGAACAGCAGCCGCGAACCCTTACAGTCTTATTTGAACGAAATCTCGGCCATTCCCCTATTGACCATAGCAGAAGAAAAGGAACTGGGCTCCCGCGCTCAACGCGGCGAAGAACTGGCAATTCAAACGCTTGTGGCATCCAATCTGCGTTTTGTTGTGAAAGTTGCAAAAAGGTATCGTGCTTTTGGAGTTCCCTTTCTAGATTTGATCAATGAAGGGAATCTTGGCTTGATGCAGGCAGCAAAGCGCTTCGATCCCGCCAGAAACATCCGTTTTATCTCCTATGCAGTATGGTGGATCCGCCAATCTATGCTGGACCTTTTGTCGAGAATGGGACATCCATTTCGATTGCCGGTAAAGGTGCACAATACGCTTTACAAAATCGGCATCACGACCTCCGTGTTAACAAATGATGCTCATGAAAAACCGACGATTCAGGCTGTGGCAGATGGGATAGGACTTAGTGTCGAGGACGTTACGGATATTTTAAAGATTTGCGGAGAGCCGGTGTCGTTGGATCAGCCTTTAAAAGACGGCGAGCAAACCTTTCAAAACATTTTGCCCGAGGTCAATGGCGCAAAAGCTTATGAAGGTTTGATGCAGGATGCAAGGAAACACGACCTGAAAGAGATACTGGGTGATCTTCGCGAGAAAGAGCGACAGGTGATTAGTTTGCGCTTTGGTCTGGATCACGAAAAATGTTACACGTTGAAGGTTATTGGAGAAATCATCGGTGTCTCCCGCGAAAGAGTGCGTCAAATCCAGGAAAAAGCTCTCGCAAAGCTACGAAATAACTCCAAAGCGAGATCGCTATTCGTCGAGGCCCTTTCCGCTTAA